The following are from one region of the Planctomonas sp. JC2975 genome:
- the glpX gene encoding class II fructose-bisphosphatase, which translates to MDEHSPLHPDRNLALELVRATEAAAIRTTPWIGKGCKNDADGAAVDAMRAFLATVDFDGVVVIGEGEKDRAPMLFNGEHVGTSRGPACDIAVDPIDGTSLTAAGRQNALSVIAVSDRGTMLDASGVFYMDKIVTGPEGKGVVDIRKPIGENLRAYAAATGREVGELRVAVLDRPRHEGLIQEIRDAGAGTRLLLDGDVAGGINAVRPGTRIDLCVGIGGSPEGITTACAVKALGGFMQATPAPRDAAERDRAIASGLDPEKVYELDDLVAGDNTLFVATGVTDGGLVDGVRRDGPVIHTSSIVLRSKSGTVRRISAEHLVSKWW; encoded by the coding sequence ATAGATGAGCACAGCCCGCTGCATCCCGATCGCAACCTCGCCCTCGAGCTCGTACGCGCTACCGAGGCGGCGGCGATCCGTACGACCCCGTGGATCGGCAAGGGCTGCAAGAACGACGCGGACGGCGCGGCAGTGGATGCCATGCGCGCCTTCCTCGCCACGGTGGACTTCGACGGAGTCGTGGTGATCGGGGAGGGCGAGAAGGATCGCGCACCGATGCTGTTCAACGGCGAGCACGTCGGCACCAGCCGTGGTCCGGCGTGCGACATCGCAGTGGATCCGATCGACGGCACCTCGCTCACCGCCGCCGGCCGACAGAACGCGCTGTCCGTGATCGCGGTCAGCGACCGCGGCACCATGCTTGACGCCTCCGGCGTGTTCTACATGGACAAGATCGTCACCGGACCCGAGGGCAAGGGCGTGGTCGACATCCGCAAGCCGATCGGTGAGAACCTGCGCGCCTATGCGGCGGCCACCGGCCGTGAGGTCGGCGAGCTGCGGGTCGCCGTGCTCGACCGGCCGCGCCACGAGGGCCTCATCCAGGAGATCCGGGATGCCGGAGCCGGCACCCGACTTCTTCTCGACGGTGACGTGGCAGGCGGCATCAACGCCGTGCGACCGGGTACGCGGATCGACCTGTGCGTCGGGATCGGTGGGAGCCCCGAGGGGATCACCACGGCCTGCGCGGTCAAGGCGCTCGGTGGATTCATGCAGGCGACACCGGCTCCTCGCGATGCGGCCGAACGCGATCGTGCGATCGCTTCAGGGCTCGATCCCGAGAAGGTCTACGAGCTCGACGATCTCGTCGCCGGTGACAACACTCTGTTCGTGGCCACCGGTGTGACGGATGGCGGACTCGTCGACGGCGTGCGTCGCGACGGTCCGGTCATCCACACCAGCAGCATCGTGCTGCGATCGAAGTCGGGCACTGTGCGGCGGATCTCCGCCGAGCACCTCGTCTCGAAGTGGTGGTGA
- the fbaA gene encoding class II fructose-bisphosphate aldolase: MPIATPDQYAEMLDRAKKGGFAYPAINAASSQSINAILQGLTEAGSDGIIQVTTGGADYFAGQTVKARATGALAFAKFATEVAKSYPITVALHTDHCPKPALEDFVLPLIAASEEEVKAGRNPIFQSHMWDGSAVPLAENLEIAQEMLRRTKAINAILEVEIGVVGGEEDGVQHEGTNDALYTTVGDVTKAVEALGLGENGRYIAALTFGNVHGVYKPGNVKLRPELLGEIQAGIAERFGTGAKPLDLVFHGGSGSTDEEIAQAVANGVVKMNIDTDTQYAFTRSVAGYMLSNYDGVLKIDGEVGNKKQYDPRAWGKVAETAMAQRVIEATHQLGSAGQSLTVK, translated from the coding sequence ATGCCCATTGCGACCCCTGACCAGTACGCAGAGATGCTCGATCGCGCGAAGAAGGGCGGCTTCGCGTATCCCGCGATCAACGCCGCATCGTCGCAGTCGATCAACGCCATCCTGCAGGGTCTCACTGAGGCCGGCTCCGACGGCATCATCCAGGTCACGACCGGTGGTGCTGACTACTTCGCGGGCCAGACCGTGAAGGCGCGCGCGACCGGCGCCCTGGCGTTCGCGAAGTTCGCCACGGAGGTGGCGAAGAGCTATCCGATCACCGTCGCGCTGCACACGGACCACTGCCCCAAGCCGGCGCTGGAGGACTTCGTGCTTCCGCTGATCGCCGCATCCGAAGAAGAGGTGAAGGCCGGACGCAACCCGATCTTCCAGTCGCACATGTGGGACGGCTCCGCCGTGCCGCTGGCGGAGAACCTGGAGATCGCGCAGGAGATGCTGCGTCGCACGAAGGCGATCAACGCCATCCTCGAGGTCGAGATCGGCGTCGTCGGCGGCGAAGAGGACGGCGTGCAGCACGAGGGCACCAACGACGCGCTCTACACGACCGTCGGTGACGTGACCAAGGCCGTCGAGGCCTTGGGACTGGGCGAGAACGGCCGGTACATCGCGGCTCTCACGTTCGGCAACGTGCACGGCGTGTACAAGCCGGGCAACGTGAAGCTGCGTCCCGAGCTGCTCGGCGAGATCCAGGCCGGCATCGCGGAACGCTTCGGAACCGGTGCGAAGCCGCTCGACCTCGTGTTCCACGGCGGTTCGGGATCGACCGACGAGGAGATCGCACAGGCTGTCGCGAACGGTGTGGTCAAGATGAACATCGACACCGACACCCAGTACGCGTTCACCCGGTCCGTCGCGGGCTACATGCTGAGCAACTACGACGGCGTGCTCAAGATCGACGGCGAGGTCGGCAACAAGAAGCAGTACGACCCGCGCGCCTGGGGCAAGGTGGCTGAGACGGCCATGGCGCAGCGCGTCATCGAGGCGACGCATCAGCTCGGCTCGGCTGGTCAGTCGTTGACCGTCAAGTAG
- a CDS encoding DUF6264 family protein, translating into MNDTGSRPRPQYGEYATPEEQRAAIKAPETNPHYAPPEPGHVESTAAQHPSIPDAPARQNPPVDPDSPSAYNGSTLLRHPADRVITIALLVLGLYNVITTITSRSDLPSEIAVFYGSTGITGDYTVTSLTGTIADVIAIVSLALWVVAAGLSTWTILRGRIAFWIPLVAGVLASLVNSAGLLILVFHDPAFIAFLHQAR; encoded by the coding sequence ATGAACGACACCGGATCCCGTCCTCGCCCGCAGTACGGCGAATACGCCACACCCGAGGAGCAGCGGGCGGCCATCAAGGCGCCGGAGACCAACCCGCACTATGCTCCGCCGGAACCCGGGCACGTGGAGAGCACGGCCGCGCAGCATCCGTCGATCCCTGATGCCCCGGCGCGGCAGAACCCGCCGGTCGACCCGGACTCCCCGTCGGCGTACAACGGGTCGACGTTGCTCAGGCATCCCGCCGACCGCGTCATCACGATCGCGCTGCTCGTGCTGGGGCTCTACAACGTGATCACGACGATCACGTCTCGCTCGGACCTTCCCAGCGAGATCGCCGTGTTCTACGGCAGCACCGGCATCACAGGCGACTACACGGTGACGTCGCTCACCGGCACCATCGCCGACGTGATCGCGATCGTGTCGCTCGCCCTGTGGGTCGTGGCCGCCGGCTTGTCGACCTGGACGATCCTGCGCGGTCGGATCGCCTTCTGGATCCCGCTCGTGGCCGGCGTGCTCGCCAGTCTCGTGAACAGTGCAGGGCTTCTGATCCTGGTGTTCCACGATCCGGCGTTCATCGCGTTCCTGCACCAGGCGCGCTGA
- a CDS encoding 4-hydroxy-3-methylbut-2-enyl diphosphate reductase produces MPRVPGVRGRLKDIPGPGPKRVLLAAPRGYCAGVDRAVVAVEKALERYGAPVYVRKQIVHNIHVVSTLEKSGAIFVDDVDQVPEGAHVVFSAHGVAPSVVQAAADRGLRAIDATCPLVTKVHREAVRFARDDYEILLIGHAGHEEVEGTAGEAPDHVTLVNGPDDVDTLEVRDPDRVVWLSQTTLSVDETMETVRRLRERFPNLADPPSDDICYATQNRQVAIKKVAQDADLVVVVGSANSSNSVRLVEVALENGAKAAHRVDYASEVQQEWLDGVTTIGVTSGASVPEVLVQELLDDLADAGYGDVQIVKTAEEDLMFSLPKELRRDESGNQDDRALGGRGR; encoded by the coding sequence ATGCCGCGTGTTCCCGGCGTCCGGGGCAGGCTCAAGGATATCCCTGGCCCCGGACCGAAACGGGTGCTGTTGGCCGCACCCCGTGGATACTGCGCCGGTGTGGATAGAGCCGTCGTTGCTGTCGAGAAGGCACTGGAGCGCTACGGCGCCCCCGTGTATGTGCGCAAGCAGATCGTGCACAACATCCATGTCGTTTCCACGCTGGAGAAGAGCGGCGCGATCTTCGTCGATGACGTCGACCAGGTGCCGGAGGGCGCGCACGTCGTGTTCAGCGCGCACGGAGTTGCGCCGTCCGTGGTTCAGGCAGCGGCCGACAGGGGTCTGCGCGCGATCGACGCCACGTGCCCGCTCGTGACGAAGGTGCACAGGGAGGCCGTGCGGTTCGCGCGTGACGACTACGAGATCCTGCTCATCGGTCATGCAGGGCACGAAGAGGTGGAGGGAACGGCGGGCGAGGCCCCCGATCACGTCACGTTGGTGAACGGTCCCGACGATGTGGACACGCTCGAGGTGCGCGATCCGGACCGCGTCGTCTGGCTGTCGCAGACGACGCTCTCGGTCGACGAGACCATGGAGACCGTTCGTCGCTTGCGCGAGCGTTTCCCGAACCTCGCCGATCCGCCGAGCGACGACATCTGCTACGCCACCCAGAACAGGCAGGTCGCGATCAAGAAGGTGGCGCAGGACGCCGACCTCGTCGTCGTCGTCGGCTCCGCGAACTCCTCCAACTCGGTGCGACTGGTCGAGGTGGCGTTGGAGAACGGCGCGAAGGCCGCTCACCGCGTCGACTACGCCAGCGAAGTCCAGCAGGAGTGGCTCGACGGCGTCACGACGATCGGAGTGACGAGCGGGGCATCCGTGCCCGAGGTTCTCGTGCAGGAGCTCCTGGACGACCTCGCAGATGCCGGCTACGGCGACGTGCAGATCGTGAAGACCGCGGAGGAGGACCTCATGTTCTCACTGCCCAAGGAGCTGCGGCGCGACGAGTCGGGCAACCAGGACGATCGCGCTCTCGGGGGCCGGGGACGATGA
- the xseA gene encoding exodeoxyribonuclease VII large subunit: protein MSVADALPTVETPWPVSILAGKIRDYIDRLGSVWVEGEITQWGVSGGNVYGKLKDLEADATVSFTIWSSTRTKIPTDLKQGDRVIVLLKPNYWLKGGTLTMQVYDMRHVGLGDLLERLERLRTQLRSEGLFDVGRKKALPFLPHCIGLVTGKDSDAEKDVLRNAQLRWPAVRFRVRHAAVQGDRSAADVAAGIRELDADPEVDVIIVARGGGDFQNLLPFSDEALVRTAAACSTPLVSAIGHENDRPLLDDVADLRASTPTDAAKRVVPDVAEELLRVQQASMRMSTRVTALLGHEIDRIAQLRSRPVLASHTWIVDTRSEELTRYVARGEELVGRHLERAENGSRELAVRLRALSPQSTLDRGYAIVQSESGIVRSASTAPNGTALTVTLADGAIDAVSTGARDDGLSTGHDASSERPAPAR, encoded by the coding sequence CTGAGCGTGGCGGATGCCCTGCCCACCGTCGAGACGCCGTGGCCGGTCTCCATCCTGGCCGGCAAGATCCGTGACTACATCGATCGCCTCGGCAGCGTGTGGGTGGAGGGCGAGATCACGCAGTGGGGCGTCTCTGGCGGAAACGTCTACGGAAAGCTCAAGGATCTCGAGGCGGATGCCACGGTCTCCTTCACCATCTGGTCGTCTACGCGTACGAAGATCCCCACGGATCTGAAGCAGGGCGACCGCGTCATCGTCCTGCTCAAGCCGAACTACTGGCTCAAGGGCGGCACGCTCACCATGCAGGTGTACGACATGCGCCATGTCGGGCTCGGCGACCTGCTGGAGCGACTGGAGCGACTGCGCACCCAGTTGCGCTCTGAGGGTCTCTTCGACGTCGGCCGCAAGAAGGCACTGCCCTTCCTGCCGCACTGCATCGGGCTCGTCACCGGCAAGGACTCGGACGCCGAGAAGGACGTGCTCCGCAATGCGCAGCTGCGCTGGCCGGCTGTGCGATTCCGGGTGCGGCACGCGGCTGTGCAGGGTGACAGGTCGGCGGCCGACGTGGCCGCAGGCATTCGCGAGCTCGACGCCGATCCCGAGGTCGACGTCATCATCGTCGCCCGCGGTGGCGGCGACTTCCAGAATCTGCTGCCGTTCAGCGACGAGGCCCTCGTGCGCACCGCCGCGGCGTGCTCGACGCCTCTGGTGAGCGCGATCGGACACGAGAACGACCGTCCTCTGCTCGACGACGTCGCCGACCTCCGCGCATCGACGCCGACGGATGCCGCCAAGCGCGTCGTCCCTGACGTCGCGGAGGAACTGCTGCGCGTCCAGCAGGCGTCGATGCGCATGAGCACGAGGGTGACGGCCCTGCTCGGCCACGAGATCGACCGGATCGCCCAGCTCCGCTCGCGCCCCGTGCTCGCCTCCCACACGTGGATCGTCGACACGCGCTCCGAGGAGCTCACCCGCTACGTCGCGCGTGGCGAGGAACTCGTCGGCCGTCACCTCGAACGCGCCGAGAACGGCTCTCGCGAACTCGCCGTGCGGTTGCGCGCCCTCTCGCCGCAGAGCACGCTCGACCGCGGCTACGCGATCGTGCAGAGCGAGTCGGGCATCGTGCGGTCGGCGTCGACGGCACCGAACGGCACGGCGCTCACCGTCACTCTGGCCGACGGTGCGATCGACGCTGTGTCCACAGGGGCGCGCGACGACGGGCTCTCCACCGGTCACGACGCATCCAGCGAGCGTCCGGCGCCCGCTCGTTAG
- a CDS encoding exodeoxyribonuclease VII small subunit, with translation MPTDSAGPADTRFGEPRTADSDPNSLSYEQARDELIGVVSRLEQGTPTLEESLALWERGEALARRCEEWLIGAKARLDAARAGAERGASDDPRGDAA, from the coding sequence ATGCCAACCGACTCCGCCGGCCCTGCCGACACGCGCTTCGGCGAGCCGCGAACCGCGGACTCGGATCCGAACTCGCTGAGCTACGAACAGGCCCGCGACGAACTCATCGGCGTGGTGTCCCGTCTCGAGCAGGGCACTCCGACGCTGGAGGAATCCCTTGCTCTCTGGGAGCGCGGCGAGGCTCTCGCCCGCCGCTGCGAGGAATGGCTCATCGGCGCCAAGGCTCGTCTCGACGCGGCACGCGCCGGCGCGGAGCGTGGCGCATCGGACGATCCGCGAGGGGACGCGGCCTGA
- a CDS encoding DUF4245 domain-containing protein, translating to MAKNEHPVVAELGRPETARETAERKAQASSDHRRRQTVNNLIYSLLATLGLVIVIVLMVPRPVPEPAASIDYAKIAAQGAGVEPDPLLTPHLPKDWTSNSAQLRQETDDQVDEWYIGLITPSKEYIGLAQGFNANATWLATQVANTRPVSTTTIDGVKWDIYDNRDSSRDVGDAKYALSTTQGKSTVVVYGTASNAEFQKLAESVSTQLIHDAKGH from the coding sequence ATGGCGAAGAACGAGCATCCGGTCGTCGCCGAGCTGGGACGGCCGGAGACCGCAAGGGAGACGGCGGAACGCAAGGCGCAGGCGTCTTCTGATCACCGCCGCCGGCAGACGGTCAACAACCTCATCTACTCGCTGCTGGCGACCCTGGGACTCGTGATCGTCATCGTGCTCATGGTGCCGCGCCCGGTCCCGGAGCCGGCAGCGAGCATCGACTACGCCAAGATCGCGGCGCAGGGTGCGGGCGTCGAGCCGGATCCGCTGCTGACGCCCCACCTGCCGAAGGACTGGACCTCCAACTCCGCGCAGCTGCGACAGGAGACCGACGACCAGGTCGATGAGTGGTACATCGGCCTGATCACCCCTTCGAAGGAGTACATCGGCCTCGCCCAGGGCTTCAACGCGAACGCCACCTGGCTGGCGACCCAGGTGGCCAACACCCGCCCCGTCTCGACCACCACGATCGACGGCGTCAAGTGGGACATCTACGACAATCGCGACTCGAGCCGCGACGTGGGAGACGCCAAGTACGCGCTGTCCACAACGCAGGGGAAGAGCACGGTCGTCGTCTACGGAACCGCATCGAATGCCGAGTTCCAGAAACTTGCGGAGTCCGTGAGCACTCAACTCATCCACGATGCGAAAGGTCATTGA
- a CDS encoding carbonic anhydrase, producing MTNTSPARAWSQLQAGNARFIAGQPLHPRQDAERRAETLGSQAPVATIFGCSDSRLAAEIIFDLGLGDAFVVRNAGQVISESVLGSVEYAVAVLHVPLLVVMSHDSCGAVRAAIDSAAPGSDRLPPHIADLIAPIVPAVRRVAGEVTDPAAVDSSEVAREHVKDTVSELLRRSELIAQAVADRELAIVGANYRLSDGTVTSHLVVGEV from the coding sequence ATGACGAACACCAGCCCGGCACGAGCCTGGTCCCAGTTGCAGGCGGGAAACGCCCGCTTCATCGCAGGACAGCCGCTGCACCCGCGTCAGGATGCCGAGCGTCGTGCCGAAACCCTGGGTTCGCAGGCACCCGTCGCGACCATCTTCGGATGCAGCGACTCGCGCCTGGCCGCCGAGATCATCTTCGATCTCGGGCTCGGTGATGCCTTCGTCGTGCGCAACGCCGGACAGGTCATCTCGGAGTCGGTTCTCGGATCCGTCGAGTACGCCGTCGCCGTGCTGCACGTCCCGCTCCTGGTGGTGATGAGCCACGACAGCTGCGGCGCCGTACGAGCGGCCATCGACTCCGCGGCCCCCGGCTCCGACCGGCTTCCGCCGCACATCGCCGATCTGATCGCCCCCATCGTGCCCGCCGTGCGCCGCGTTGCCGGCGAGGTCACCGATCCGGCCGCCGTCGACTCCTCGGAGGTCGCACGCGAACACGTGAAAGACACGGTCAGCGAACTGCTCCGTCGCAGCGAGCTCATCGCCCAGGCCGTGGCCGATCGGGAGCTGGCGATCGTCGGCGCGAACTATCGGCTCAGCGACGGAACCGTCACCTCGCACCTCGTCGTCGGCGAGGTGTGA
- a CDS encoding class II fumarate hydratase, with protein sequence MDSHNPGDDADYRIEHDTMGEVRVPRNALYSAQTQRAVENFPISGSSLESAQIAALARIKKSAALANARLGVLQGDIAEAIAASADEVISGVHDDQFPVDVYQTGSGTSSNMNMNEVLATLATRRLGRPVHPNDHVNASQSSNDVFPTSVHIAVTGALIDDLIPSLDHLAVAFEEKAELWKDAVKSGRTHLMDATPVTLGQEFGGYAAQMRLGIDRVQSALARVAEVPLGGTAVGTGINTPAGFPQLVIELLTQETELPVTEARNHFEAQANRDGLVEASGALRTIAVSLTKICNDLRWMGSGPNTGLGELHIPDLQPGSSIMPGKVNPVIPEATLMVAARVIGNDATIAWSGASGAFELNVAIPVMGTALLESIRLLSNASRALADKTVRGLEANLERARALAESSPSIVTPLNKIIGYEAAAKIAKHSVAQGITVREAVIDLGFVERGEVTLEQLDTALNVLSMTTPPTAK encoded by the coding sequence ATGGACAGCCATAATCCCGGCGACGACGCCGACTATCGCATCGAACACGACACCATGGGCGAGGTGCGGGTTCCCCGCAACGCGCTCTACAGCGCGCAGACCCAACGCGCCGTAGAGAACTTCCCCATCTCCGGCTCCAGCTTGGAGTCCGCCCAGATCGCCGCACTGGCGCGTATCAAGAAGTCCGCCGCGCTGGCCAACGCCCGGCTCGGCGTGCTCCAGGGCGACATCGCCGAGGCCATCGCCGCCAGTGCTGACGAAGTGATCTCCGGCGTCCACGACGACCAGTTCCCCGTCGACGTCTACCAGACGGGCAGCGGCACCTCGTCGAACATGAACATGAACGAGGTGCTGGCCACGCTGGCCACCCGCCGCCTGGGGCGTCCGGTTCACCCGAACGATCATGTCAACGCGTCCCAGTCCTCCAACGACGTCTTCCCCACCTCCGTGCACATCGCCGTCACGGGGGCGCTCATCGACGACCTGATCCCCTCGCTCGACCACCTCGCCGTGGCATTCGAGGAGAAGGCCGAGCTCTGGAAGGATGCGGTCAAGTCCGGCCGCACCCACCTCATGGACGCCACGCCCGTCACCCTCGGCCAGGAGTTCGGCGGATACGCCGCGCAGATGCGCCTGGGCATCGACCGGGTGCAGTCCGCGCTGGCCAGGGTCGCCGAGGTCCCGCTCGGAGGCACTGCCGTCGGCACCGGCATCAACACGCCGGCCGGATTCCCCCAGCTCGTGATCGAGCTCCTCACCCAGGAGACCGAACTGCCGGTCACGGAGGCGCGCAACCACTTCGAGGCGCAGGCCAACCGCGACGGCCTGGTCGAGGCCTCCGGCGCACTGCGCACCATCGCGGTGAGCCTCACCAAGATCTGCAACGACCTGCGCTGGATGGGTTCTGGCCCCAACACCGGTCTGGGCGAGCTGCACATCCCCGACCTTCAGCCCGGGTCCTCGATCATGCCCGGAAAGGTGAACCCGGTGATCCCGGAAGCGACGCTCATGGTCGCCGCCCGCGTCATCGGCAACGATGCCACGATCGCCTGGAGCGGCGCGTCGGGGGCATTCGAACTGAACGTCGCCATCCCCGTGATGGGGACTGCGCTGTTGGAGTCGATCCGCCTGCTCTCCAACGCATCCCGTGCCCTGGCCGACAAGACCGTCCGCGGCCTCGAGGCGAACCTCGAGCGTGCGCGCGCACTGGCCGAGTCCTCGCCGTCGATCGTGACGCCGCTGAACAAGATCATCGGATACGAGGCGGCGGCGAAGATCGCGAAGCACTCCGTCGCGCAGGGGATCACGGTACGCGAGGCCGTCATCGACCTCGGATTCGTCGAGCGCGGCGAAGTCACCCTCGAACAGCTGGACACGGCGCTGAACGTGCTGAGCATGACCACGCCGCCGACGGCGAAGTAG
- a CDS encoding prepilin peptidase — MSVPVPSSRRPLPTLIRHAAWQAPLAAALVVIAVVVVGWRFDLVGCLYLALVTPELCRVDASEHRLPNALVVPGIGFAGVGVTFGWLATGEVPVDALFATVVVSGFFLLVVVAGGMGMGDAKLAAVLALAGASVSMLVVVGAVVLGFIVAGGAAVFRLAVRGGSGDIAFGPYLLGGFWASIGALPFLG, encoded by the coding sequence GTGTCCGTACCCGTGCCGTCGTCGCGTCGGCCGCTCCCGACGCTCATTCGGCACGCGGCATGGCAGGCGCCGTTGGCTGCGGCCCTGGTCGTGATCGCCGTCGTGGTCGTCGGATGGCGCTTCGACCTCGTCGGATGCCTCTACCTCGCGCTGGTCACCCCGGAGCTGTGCCGCGTCGACGCATCCGAGCACCGACTGCCGAATGCGCTCGTGGTGCCGGGCATCGGATTCGCTGGTGTCGGCGTGACGTTCGGTTGGCTGGCAACCGGCGAAGTCCCCGTCGACGCGCTGTTCGCGACAGTCGTCGTCAGCGGATTCTTCCTGCTCGTGGTCGTGGCAGGCGGCATGGGCATGGGCGACGCGAAGCTCGCCGCGGTGCTGGCCCTCGCCGGGGCATCCGTGTCGATGCTGGTGGTCGTGGGCGCCGTCGTGCTGGGATTCATCGTCGCCGGCGGAGCGGCGGTGTTCCGGCTGGCCGTGCGCGGCGGATCCGGTGACATCGCCTTCGGCCCCTACCTGCTCGGCGGCTTCTGGGCGTCGATCGGCGCGCTGCCGTTCCTCGGTTGA
- a CDS encoding PhoH family protein — protein MTSVDTLSSDQAALDRETHQTELTYVLDTSVLLSDPRAVFRFAEHAVVIPVVVISELEGKRNDPEIGYFARQALRLLDEMRVRHGRLDFPVPVGEGGSLRVELNHSNMSVLPSGLQLGDNDSRILAVAQNLANDGLTVTVVSKDLPLRVKAASIGLSAEEYRAELAPESGWTGVAEIDLGSNDMAQLYEHEELASDLVAELPVNTGLIVHSDRGSALGRVTGDGMMKLVRGDRDIFGLHGRSAEQRLAIDMLTDPEIGILSLGGRAGTGKSALALCAGLESVLERQQHKKIMVFRPLYAVGGQELGYLPGDQGEKMNPWGQAVFDTLGAVVSQNVIDEVADRGILEVLPLTHIRGRSLHDAFVIVDEAQSLERNVLLTVLSRIGQNSKVVLTHDVAQRDNLRVGRHDGVASVIETLKGHPLFGHVTLTRSERSAIAALVTELLEFGEIA, from the coding sequence ATGACGTCGGTGGACACCTTGTCGTCGGACCAGGCCGCACTCGATCGCGAAACGCACCAGACGGAGCTCACGTACGTGCTCGACACGTCCGTGCTTCTGTCGGATCCACGAGCGGTGTTCCGGTTCGCCGAACACGCCGTCGTGATCCCGGTGGTCGTGATCAGCGAACTGGAGGGAAAGCGCAACGACCCTGAGATCGGGTACTTCGCCCGACAGGCCCTTCGTCTGCTGGACGAGATGCGGGTGCGCCACGGGCGCCTCGACTTCCCTGTGCCGGTCGGCGAGGGAGGATCTTTGCGCGTCGAACTGAACCACTCCAACATGTCGGTGCTGCCGAGCGGGCTGCAACTGGGGGACAACGACTCCCGGATCCTCGCCGTCGCGCAGAACCTCGCGAACGACGGGCTCACCGTCACCGTCGTGTCGAAGGATCTCCCCTTGCGGGTGAAGGCAGCATCCATCGGCCTCTCTGCCGAGGAGTACAGAGCTGAGCTCGCGCCGGAGTCCGGATGGACGGGTGTCGCGGAGATCGACCTGGGCTCGAACGATATGGCGCAGCTGTACGAGCACGAGGAGCTGGCAAGCGATCTCGTCGCCGAGCTGCCAGTGAACACCGGGCTGATCGTGCACTCGGACCGCGGATCCGCGCTCGGCCGGGTCACCGGAGACGGCATGATGAAGCTCGTACGGGGCGACCGGGACATCTTCGGATTGCACGGGCGCTCGGCCGAACAGCGGTTGGCTATCGACATGCTGACGGACCCGGAGATCGGCATCCTGTCGCTCGGCGGGCGAGCCGGGACCGGCAAGTCGGCGCTCGCGCTCTGCGCGGGGCTGGAGTCGGTGCTGGAGCGTCAGCAGCACAAGAAGATCATGGTGTTCCGTCCGCTGTATGCCGTCGGCGGTCAGGAGCTCGGATATCTGCCCGGCGACCAGGGGGAGAAGATGAATCCCTGGGGCCAGGCGGTCTTCGACACGCTCGGTGCCGTTGTCTCGCAGAACGTCATCGACGAGGTGGCCGACCGCGGGATCCTCGAGGTGCTGCCGCTCACGCACATCCGCGGACGCTCTCTGCACGACGCGTTCGTGATCGTCGACGAGGCGCAGTCTCTCGAGCGCAACGTGCTGCTCACGGTACTCAGTCGCATCGGCCAGAACTCGAAGGTCGTGCTGACGCACGATGTCGCCCAGCGCGACAACCTCCGCGTCGGCAGGCACGACGGGGTGGCATCCGTCATCGAGACGCTGAAGGGGCATCCGCTGTTCGGACATGTCACGCTGACCCGCTCCGAGCGGTCGGCGATCGCTGCCCTGGTCACGGAGCTGCTCGAGTTCGGCGAGATCGCCTAG